Part of the Zonotrichia albicollis isolate bZonAlb1 unplaced genomic scaffold, bZonAlb1.hap1 Scaffold_254, whole genome shotgun sequence genome is shown below.
gcacacagccaatacattttccctgcccctgtgccatggcaatgcccttggccagttcttctgtgaaatcccacagatcctcaagctctcctgctccaattcCTACCTCTGGGAACTGGGGCTTCTTGCAGTTAGTGACTGTTTAgcatttggctgttttgtgttcattgttttctcttatgTTCAGATCTTCAGGGCGGttctgaggatcccctctgagcagggacagcacaaagccttttccacctgcctccctcacctggctgtggtctccctgttcatcAGCACTACAGcgtttgcctacctgaagcccccctccatgtcctccccatccctggatctggccctgtcagttctgtactcggtggtgcctccagccctgaaccccctcatctacaccctgaggaaccaggagctgaaggctgcagtgtggacactgatgagTGGACCATTTAGGAAACATTAAACTGGTTGCCAATATCTGCATATGTcttgaaataaaagtaatgtttgatacttcttgttggattgttttttttttttttgttctgttttcattttttaatattctccATAAACCAAGGCCATTTTTACTACAACTTCTTATTTTGCTTCTCCAAAATTCACTGTGGCCTCAGACTGTGTCAATCAGGAGCTGGTCTCTTGGTAACTTTAAAGGATATAAAG
Proteins encoded:
- the LOC141727758 gene encoding olfactory receptor 14J1-like; protein product: MSNSSSIRHFLLLALADTRQLQLLHFCLLLGISLAALLANGLIISAIACGHHLHTPMFFFLLNLALSDLGSICTTVPKAMHNSLWDTRDISYTGCAAQLFFFMFFIGSEYFLLTVMCCDRYLSICKPLHYGTLLSSRACAHMAAAAWATGFLSALMHTANTFSLPLCHGNALGQFFCEIPQILKLSCSNSYLWELGLLAVSDCLAFGCFVFIVFSYVQIFRAVLRIPSEQGQHKAFSTCLPHLAVVSLFISTTAFAYLKPPSMSSPSLDLALSVLYSVVPPALNPLIYTLRNQELKAAVWTLMSGPFRKH